The genome window ACTGAATGAGCAGTGCTGCAGGCGTTTTAACAGCAGTGGCAGACActctcctttttttattattgctaATTAAGTCAAAATACgcaaatgttaaaaagaaatagtGATCCATACATTACCTGTTTGCATCTAGGCCTATTTCAATGACAACTTAAAAATGACATGTCATTCTGCACGAATAACATCCTTCAATGAAAGAGTAGGCCCACCTAAGTAAAAATGGTTGCTAGGCGACCCATGCGTATCGACGTATGTGACTTTGGGGCGTTGCTgcttaaaatatttatttttatgacgTCGGAGGAGCACGTGCCAATCACAACCGAGGACACAATGTACGAACAGCGTTGATACGTGATATTTTAATTGAATATACACTACagagctttttaaatgtgacagaGTTCTGTTCTTTCCAAAAGgagataaaaacaaagagactTTCAATGGGCTTTCATGTAGAATACAAGTCGATAATCTTCCATGGTTAATTTTGGAAAAGTAAGGTGTAGTCTAATTAAAAAAACCTCAAGGccaattttatattttaaatattttccttaaaaaataaaggtaTTATTCATCTAAGGGTTCTAATAAAAAAGGGTTCTCCTTGTAAACCATGGCACAAAGCTACAATATGTTAATAACATACATTAAGtttagaagaaaagaagaagaaacgtTATTATTTGTCATATAAAATCGTACAGTTGCCTTCAATATAATATTATTCAATCTCTGAATTTATTAAGCCACCCTAAAcattaggagcagtggacagccACATGCAGGTTCCGGGGAAGAGTTAAAATAACCATGAGGGGAGTTACTATAATgtgatatttaaaatatatcttaTCATTTTCAGGGTATTTGGTGCAGCCATTGTGCTAACCTCGATTCTCAACATGTTGATTCCCTCGGCTGCCCGAGTCCACTTTGGGTGTGTCATCTTTGTCAGGATATTACAAGGGCTGGTGGAGGTAAGAGAATGTTAACATCTTTATTCCTTCCCTTCAATACAAATCATGgatcaatttaatttatttacaacaatctgcactattctcacaaTTTATAGAACATAAAGGTCGTGTCTTTATTAAGGCTGTCAAAAGCTGATGGTTTGCAATGACACACAATACAGAGGGGCTTTCTGCAAATGTTACTccatgagaaaacaaaagaaagactGTACCATGCTCAGGGTATTTAATAGAAGAAATGTGAGATGGGCTGTATTGATTCAGTGCACTACAGCTGAGTGTTTGTGGGATAGTCCAGAGTCCAATTTGGGTGTCACACTTTGTATCCtggaaacacaacagcaaaggtTTACAGACAGATGCAAAGGAATATGCTGATAGGCAGAAGAACATCAATCCTGTAGCTTCGTAGTGAAACATGACACAGCAATCTGCCTGCTGTGTAGTTGATGTTGGTGAGATGTGTCTGTCTGCAAAATACAGCAAGCTGATGCCACAGTTCTTACATATGCAAATATGACAGACAATGGAATGTAAAGATGATGTTGTTGGTGGGCATTTTTTGAATAGAGGGGGGATCTTTTTCAGGACAGGGGAATGCCTGGctgagggttttttttaaatcttatttcaaTGCTTTTGGACAAATGGTATCAAATGCTTAATCATGATGGTAGATAATTATTTCACCAGTAGCATAGCATCATACAACATGTCTATGAAAGTCTTTGCAGATTGTGCTTTACGTCAGAGTGGTTTGTTCAAATTAGTGACTGATAAACATATAATGACTGCAGTGCTGCTTCGTTCCACGCACAGCTCATCAGGACCTCTTTGCTCACGGTACCGTAGCAATTTGTTCATGTTAATTACAAGGgtgaaaatgttaatgtttcTTAGTTATTATATCAGACATCTGTTGGCTCATGATCAAATCTGAGAGTGTATTCCCTCAGATTGTTTGAACATCCTACAACTCCCAAATGAGTTGTCTTTACAAGAAATTTGCGTGGAAACCCGTTGCCTTAAACCGTCTAAGTTTTTACACAAGGTGAAACATAACAGGTCAAGTTGTATCATCACTGATTGATAAATTGATGCAGCAGACAAATCAAGTGTACATTAATAGTCGttactaaaaaaacattagttaaCATaagttatttgtgttttaatataataaatatgaaacatTAAGCCTACTTATCAAAACTACAGCAAGAAAGCATTCTTATAAATATGCTTTTTTCAGTATAGATTTGAGAACAATGTTTTCAACACGTTAGTTCcagtagaaaagaaaagatgacatAGACTGTAATTTCCAACATGTTCTGCATGGCTCTAAATGATTATGCTCTACCTCACTGCACAAACcccattgcccccccccccccccatcccccccataCAAACCAAAACCCATGTAACATAAATGCAATCCAAAAACTGTAACAGAACATTTTTCCAATCCCCTTTAACTAGGACAGAAACCGTTCAGAACATATGTTTTTTCTACCATGAGCCTTTGCGTTGCTTCAGCATAGAACATTTCCAATGACCCCGCCCCTCCCATACACTAATGCAACCCGCAActcgtgttttcacaaccttctacccGTAAAAGTTCCctggaacggcagtcaaaccCGTGATTTATTACTCGTGAACTCGTGCCAGATTTTTGTACTACCAGTTACAGTTTTGatgtcacatacacataagCAGCACCTGTTGATGCTGTACAGATGCCGGTGATTAACAgtgagaaatagaaataaatatacTTAAATGGGCAACGTAAAGGAATTCCACACATTGTaattaaaacaatacacatacgattgtgtactactacaggttatgtttattaaacGGAGCCCAAAAAATGTTGCAGGCTAGAAATTGCTAGTATTAactagcgctagctaacgtcaACGGTAGGTAGCCGCTAGCTAGGGTTTCTCgtgactttgcctggaacgctACCAAGTCATGAGTCGTGACTTGAAGTCGTGACTTAATGATTTTAAGGCTATTATTTACTGGAATAATACTATGTTGCATAACACCCATCAAGAAATGGGTGCAAACTAATGCCTAtaatttgttcattttcttcatttccGATATGGAGTATTGACCACTctgtaaatacatacatttctcTAACAAGCTGTGTGTGTCAGGAGCACTTAAAATAATAGTGTAAAGAACATAGAGTTCCAGTTTGCTGCTAATGTTTTTTGCATGTTTCTTCACCATGAATTAACACAGACTGTGTGTTTAGGGAGTGACCTACCCGGCCTGTCATGGGATCTGGAGTAAGTGGGCTCCACCGCTGGAAAGGAGTCGCCTGGCCACCCTCTCATTCTGTGGTATATACTTATTTCTCCTATTGGTATTTATAAATTTGTATCAGAAATGATGTGTTGCATATTACTTTATTGGTCAAGAAGCCTCCAAGCTTTAACTCCCCCGTTTCACTGTCTGTCAGGCTCTTATGCTGGTGCTGTGATAGCGATGCCCCTGGCTGGAATCCTGGTCCAGTACTCAGGCTGGTCCTCTGTGTTCTATATCTATGGTAATATTGCTTGatgatgcatgtgtgtgtgtgtgtttgtgtgtgtgtgtggtgtgtgtgtgtgtgtgtgtgtgtgtctgtgtgtgtgtgtgtgtttgtgtgtgtgccccccTCCCTACAAATGTTTTAGTGTGTCAATAAATAACCCCCCATGTTTCTCTTTGGACTGGATACAGTcctggctgggtttaattctcTCAGGCATTTTGGAAAGATCAGACTGCCATACACTCACTGTGTGTATTACTGCTGAGGTCAGAATTAACTGCAGTTCTTCATCTGAAATGATCTAAAGTTCTGACATGTTATCTGTCTGTATTGTGCAGGATGCTTTGGCTTGTTCTGGTATTTGTTCTGGATCCTTGTGTCTTATGAGAGCCCCGCTGTACATCCTACAATCACTGATGAGGAACGCTGCTACATTGAGGAGAGCATCGGAGAGAGTGCCAAGTTATCGGGTCCTTCCGAGGTAACATCAGAGACTTAAGAAAGACAATAAATATAACTCACTCCTCccaacattctttgttttttaaccttttgtgttgttgtaacgACTACTAGAATAACCAACACAATACCAAGCTCCAGTTTCAACAGCCATTACCATCACCTTTTGTCAGAGAGACATGaccaaatgtacagtatgtgaaaatGCAGTCCTTTGTGATTATCTATTCCAGAAATTCAAGACCCCTTGGAGGAAGTTTTTTACTTCCATGCCCGTCTATGCAATCATCGTGGCCAACTTCTGCAGGAGCTGGACGTTTTACCTGTTGCTGATTAGCCAGCCTGCATACTTTGAGGAAGTCTTTGGCTTTGAGATAAGTAAGGTGAGCTTACAACACAACGGACAACTGACAAACCGGCAGCATAAATTGAAAGATCAATAAACTATTTTTGAATGCTATGCGGATAAACACTACACTAGTGGCAGCCGTTTCATTGTGACACTTTGCTCTTGAAATGATTTATCCTCAACGTCAATGTCAGTGCAACTGGTGGCCTGAGGGTCATTGTCATGGGCTGATAGATTACATAAGAAGGCAGCATTGGTTCCAATGGAAACAAACAAGTGTAAAAGTCACTGCTATCACAAATTGTTTaacagtgatgttttttttaaggtgaaATGGCATGGATTTCCTGTAATAGAAAGATAAAATATAACATAGAATAAGGGATTCATAtggaataaaaacataaaatcaatGTAACCTATAACCTCAGATGTAAATTAGCTCTATACTAGTTATTATACAATGCATGAAATGGCAACATGTTTGATCAATATTGTACACAATCTCTTAAAGCCCCTAAAAACTTCATATCTTATTTCATATCTTATATTTCATATCATTTCATGTgtcatattttatgtttcatAGTTTCATTTCTTAAAGAGATGTTTTGCTGATtcaaatccagctctgtgtcatggcagtgtgggcagtgtgtgcagatgaatGATGTCTGGTTTGCCTCTGTGCCGCAAGTGCACAGATCTCCCCACGGAACGGAGCGGCGGAGGTGTGTGGAGATCTGCCGGATAACACAAAACGTGCACTGGTGACGCAGAGAGAAACCAAATGCCCttcatctaaacacactgcccacacaaagatgagCTGGTTTAAAATTGTTAAAGTACCCCTTTAAGTATTTATAACATAAAATATTTATGATGAAATAAGaaacaatcaaataaaaaattggTGAAAGCATTGTGTTTATTATTGTTAAGTCAGTAACACTCAGAATATCAGCGAATTGTATTCTATTCACCATGCAGTGCACTGCTTTTACCCATTTCATTTGTGTCCAAGTTCTGTGTGAAATCTATCCATTATCGTGCCCTCAAAAATTTAGAAAATGGAACAAAAAAGCAGTACCCATGGCATCAATCccacaaataaatgttttggtatttctagatgcaaaaaagaaaaaaaaacagtcctgtCATTGTCAGTGATGACActaaattatgatttattaatttattgtgCTGTCCTATTACACTGCAGTTGATTTGGTTGACTTTCTGCATGTGGTTGCAGGTCGGCATGCTGTCTGCCCTGCCACATTTGGTGATGACCATCATCGTGCCCATCGGGGGCCAGCTGGCTGACTACCTACGCAGCAGAAACATCATGACGACTACCACTGTCAGGAAAATCATGAACTGTGGAGGTGATAAGTCTGAATTGAGGATGAAATATCATTTtccacacctctctctctgcacaGTTATAGGGTGTTACTTTCATGGTGCTAGATTCATGCGGATTCTTTTGTAGTTGCTCTTCACTGCCAGAGACATggttgtgtttatatttttgtaaaatctATCTGCTCAATACTTAGTTGACCAGCTGATTGTGACTGTGCATTGATTTCAAATCTGTCACTTACATAATTGAGTGCAAGCCATGTATCATGCTTAATTCAATTGGCACCGCGATGACCAACAGCCTGTGggctttgtgtgtttctgtgtgtgtgtgacctgctgtctgtctctgttagGATTTGGCATGGAGGCCACATTGCTTCTGGTGGTAGGATATTCCCACAGCAAAGGGGTGGCCATTTCCTTCCTGGTGCTGGCAGTGGGCTTCAGTGGATTTGCTATATCAGGTCagtacaaataaaacacacacacattctcctcAATCAGAATGTAACTTACGTACAACTTAGGATATGACATACTGtagttaaataataaataaatgtgacaaCGATGAGGTCGTACTGTGTCTAATGTAGTGTGGCTAGTGGAAAGTATAGTTTTCACAATACAAGGGCTAATAGATAGGGGTGTCTAAGGAATGGCTAATAAGCCACATTTGAAGGGTATACATGTGTGAATATGTAGAATACGTTTCACAACAACAACTGTTGGAGTTACTTTGCTTTTTCCTCGCataattttgaagaaaaaagcctgtactttgtaaaAGAATGTAAACAAGGAAATTCAGAATCAGATTTCAGATATTAGATTTTAACTGTCTGACTAAAGGAACCTCCCAGCTATTTTATGCCATTCATTCAACAGATATTTTAACCTTAATGCTCAGGTTTGTGACTTAGTACAAAATCAGTTTCTTGCTTGTTGTTCTTGAGCTTTCTGCTCAAGTGTTTAATAATTCAGTGCTAGCTGTCTCGGGGGATTTGCCAGGCAGGCAGCGTGAGGCAGATCGCGAGGACACTTACTCATTCAGCCAGTCGGagtgggggaggaggaggatgtgtGGCGAGTTGCTGCCAGTTTCTGCAACAAGATGGTCTCCATTTGTGCTACTTTTATCAACAACTGTGTCTTGCTTCCGTTGCTTTTATTACGTAATACTGTCACAGTGTTGCCACAATTTGGCCTTTTAATGTGGTAATCTGACAATCAACActattttaattttgtgttaaaatttgttttcttgctctGTCAGGCTTTAATGTCAATCACCTGGACATCGCTCCACGCTACGCCAGTATCCTAATGGGAATCTCCAATGGCGTGGGTACCCTTTCTGGGATGGTTTGCCCAATAATTGTTGGTACTATGACAAAGAACAAGGTAAGTGGTTCTCCATTCAAGCACAAGCCATGTCAGTGATAAAGATCCTCTCATTTCATGTTTGCAATAAGTGTTTTAATTCTTCAAGAGCTAGATAAATCAACAACACTTACCCTATTATTAAGGCCCCTTATAATATGCAGTATAGAATGTTTAAGACAAGGTTTACACTAAAATGTAGCAGTAAGCAGACATAGGTGTTTATTCATGCATTTTTCAAAAACTGTATCTTATCATATACATCCAGAGACAATTTCTTTTACACTGCAAGGGAAGCTCGGCTTccactaaaatgtaaaaaaattaatcGACAAATTTGTACtattgtgtttacattttattgactAAAAATGCATTAGAACACATTCATCTCAAAGACAAGTTCGTTCAGAATCAGCTACATATAGCAGGTCGACTGACTTGATTTCCTTCTCATACAGCCCCCTAGTGTCACAGTGCATGTCCCTGTCGAGGTCTAGCATCCATGGACTTCAGTGGGGCtgctttctacttttttttcagTGCTTTGAAACTAGATGGTCATTGGATAAATGCTGGGATTATGTCCTGCCCACGGACGCTCAATGTCTTTGGGGGTGAATGGAGGAAGGGTTGGCCTGAACGCTGGGCTTCTGCGTGATGATTGGAGGGTTTGTCAAAAGGCTGTATCGCCTTTTGATTGACAGTGATTTTGTACTATAAAAAGTCGCCGAAGATATATAAGCCTAGTCCCTTTGTCCCAAGTGGAGTTAAACACTGCTGCAACCTATTTCTTGGTAATTGCTTGGcgatttagccaattttcatcATACATTTCATACAGTTATACACCACATTCCTTGTTTTAGTTTAACCTAGTTCCTAGATTTCCTTCTTTGAgtttaacattgttttgttgGATCATTCGTTCATGAATTGATTCATTCATACAGTAGGCTAGGCTAGTGACGTAGGGGTGAACTAGCCAGCTAGCAAACTGCACATGATGGCACCTGATTTTGGCAAAGCCATTTGAAAGTCTTCCTTGCGAGGAGAAACTTTAACTAATGAATTAAACAGCATGGCAGATCAACACCTAACATTGATTTAGTGCAAAAGATATGGAAAAGTAACAGGTCTTTTCAGCTCTCGTAATTGCAGGTCATGGTGTACGataataatttattgtattataataattaatacaaaGCACATACAATTCAGTTTCAGATAAAGACAAATACGATGACTAAGCAATAGGACTTTTACTTAAAGCAAAAcgctcgccaaaatgcaacctagaaTCTTTTTgcgaatgtacccgagtcaaacttttgtttaaaagcataattaggatattgccacttttaagattgacagaattttcatttcagtcaaatggccttttgaggGGATTTTTGTATTGGCTTTTTTCACAATAAGATACATATAAAAAATGTCCAGACGTTTCTTTTCAGGGTTTAAGATACAACAactttgttttccttctctcttcaGACTCGAGAGGAGTGGCAGTATGTGTTCCTGATCGCCGCCATGGTGCATTATGGAGGAGTGATCTTCTATGGAATCTTTGCATCGGGAGAAAAACAGCCGTGGGCCGACCCAGAACTGACCAGCGAGGAGAAGTGTGGCTTCATAGACGAGGACGAGCTGGCAGAAGAGACGGGCGATATCACTCAAGGTTATGGTGCCTTTGGAGGTCCGCCTAAGTCCTACGGTGCAACCACGCAAGTGAACGGAGGCTGGGCTACAGGTTGGGAGAAGACGGAGGAGTACGTCCAGGAGGAAGCCCAGGCAGGAGGCTACGGATACAAGAAAGATGAGGGATACTCCTAGaccaaacacacattcactgaCACATGAGTAGACTTATTTTCCTGAGTGTGCATCAGTttagtcataaaaaaatcaacaaatgagAAACAAGAAAACCTACAATCTAGTGTTGTATTGTTTGCACAGAttctaaaaagaaatatttaaaaaagtatcaactaaaaatttgtaaaatgtgtcaAGAATTCTAAGATATTAAATTAATAGAGGTGTAACACATATCAAATTGGCAGCCtgtatatgtattattatgCATATTGTTAATAGATATATTCATTTGGAGTgcagtgtgtaaatgtgaatatttttatcCCGTCAGCCTAGGCTTTCTGACCACACTGAAGCCTGTAGGGTTCCATAGAAGCTGCCCATCAGAACCAACCCCTTATTTATCAAATTAACTGTTACACAACAAGGTCCTACAAGCCAGCCATTACAGTGTATAGATATGTCACTGCACATCGTTGTAAACAGAAACTAGACACTGTGTTGACATGGATTGAGCTGTATCTCTCCTGAATGCACTCAGAGTAGTGTTTCCTTTTAATGCACAATATGATGATTTTTGCTTTCTTATCACtggcttctgtgtgtgtgtgtgtgtgtgtgtgtgtgtgtgtgtgtgtaaaaatgttcTGGTGTAAGTGACCTAGTGTAGACATAAGAGTGTCATGTAATGACTTGTGATGACCGTTTGGTTACACTTGCATAAGGTAAAAAACAAGGCTGTCCAATGTATGCTATATGGGATCCATTTTGTACCTCTGCAGCTGAGCGTTTGATTTTAGCAATTTCAACCCGTCACATCTCAGCAGTATAGTGCAGGAGTAAAGCCATTCTCATCATTATACTCACCATGACTGTCAAAATTCTCGCTGTACCAATGCATTGTTAAATGAGTCAtcttaaataaaacatatatgaCAGAGATAACTAGAACGTAACGATGTATAAGAGTTTATAGATTCAATTTAGACCAAGAGATGTACGGTCATACGACTATATAAAGAGTTTGTGCAATGCAAAGACTTTGGTAACGTACAGATTAGCCAAAATCAGTATGAGAGTGTTACCATATTAGAGCAGCAAATCTAATTGTAAatgagaagaggagaaaaaattatatttaaaataacGTAAAGGATATTTACATGATCAAATGAATGAGATAGTAATTCTTAATGTT of Etheostoma spectabile isolate EspeVRDwgs_2016 chromosome 1, UIUC_Espe_1.0, whole genome shotgun sequence contains these proteins:
- the slc17a6b gene encoding vesicular glutamate transporter 2.1; this encodes MESVKTRAAAGVKEFAGKTLGHMHRLIERKQKTGEVIELTEDGRPREAVEKKPPLCDCNCFGLPRRYIIAIMSGLGFCISFGIRCNLGVAIVGMVNNSTIHQNGKIVIKEKAKFNWDPETVGLIHGSFFWGYIVTQIPGGYICSRLAANRVFGAAIVLTSILNMLIPSAARVHFGCVIFVRILQGLVEGVTYPACHGIWSKWAPPLERSRLATLSFCGSYAGAVIAMPLAGILVQYSGWSSVFYIYGCFGLFWYLFWILVSYESPAVHPTITDEERCYIEESIGESAKLSGPSEKFKTPWRKFFTSMPVYAIIVANFCRSWTFYLLLISQPAYFEEVFGFEISKVGMLSALPHLVMTIIVPIGGQLADYLRSRNIMTTTTVRKIMNCGGFGMEATLLLVVGYSHSKGVAISFLVLAVGFSGFAISGFNVNHLDIAPRYASILMGISNGVGTLSGMVCPIIVGTMTKNKTREEWQYVFLIAAMVHYGGVIFYGIFASGEKQPWADPELTSEEKCGFIDEDELAEETGDITQGYGAFGGPPKSYGATTQVNGGWATGWEKTEEYVQEEAQAGGYGYKKDEGYS